One genomic segment of Rhinolophus sinicus isolate RSC01 linkage group LG11, ASM3656204v1, whole genome shotgun sequence includes these proteins:
- the CACNG8 gene encoding voltage-dependent calcium channel gamma-8 subunit: MTIAISTDYWLYTRALICNTTNLTASDDGPPHRGGGGSSEKKDPGGLTHSGLWRICCLEGLKRGVCVKINHFPEDTDYDHDSAEYLLRVVRASSIFPILSAILLLLGGVCVAASRVYKSKRNIILGAGILFVAAGLSNIIGVIVYISANAGEPGPKRDEEKKNHYSYGWSFYFGGLSFILAEVIGVLAVNIYIERSREAHCQSRSDLLKAGGGAGGSGGSGPSAILRLPSYRFRYRRRSRSSSRSSEPSPSRDASPGGAGGPGFASTDISMYTLSRDPSKGSVAAGLAGAGGGAFGGAAGGAGGGSGAERDRGGAPGFLTLHNAFPKDAGGGVTVTVTGPPAAPAPAPPAPAAPTPGTLAKETAASNTNTLNRKTTPV, encoded by the exons ATGACCATTGCCATCAGCACCGACTACTGGCTGTACACGCGCGCTCTCATCTGCAACACCACCAACCTGACGGCCAGCGACGACGGGCCGCCCCACCGAGGGGGCGGCGGCTCCTCGGAGAAGAAGGACCCCGGCGGCCTCACCCATTCGGGCCTTTGGAGGATCTGCTGCCTGGAAG GGTTGAAAAGAGGCGTCTGCGTGAAGATCAACCATTTCCCGGAGGACACGGACTACGACCATGACAGCGCGGAGTATCTGCTCC GAGTTGTCCGGGCCTCTAGCATCTTCCCCATCCTCAGCGCCATCCTGCTGCTGCTCGGGGGCGTGTGCGTGGCGGCCTCCCGGGTCTACAAGTCCAAGAGGAACATCATTCTGGGCGCAGGGATCCTGTTCGTGGCAGCAg GCCTGAGCAACATCATCGGCGTGATCGTGTACATCTCTGCCAACGCGGGCGAGCCGGGCCCGAAGCGGGACGAGGAAAAGAAGAACCACTATTCGTACGGCTGGTCCTTCTACTTTGGCGGGCTGTCATTCATCCTGGCCGAGGTGATCGGCGTGCTGGCCGTCAACATTTACATCGAGCGCAGCCGCGAGGCACACTGCCAGTCTCGCTCGGACCTGCTCAAGGCCGGCGGGGGCGCGGGCGGCAGTGGCGGGAGCGGCCCCTCGGCCATCCTCCGTCTGCCCAGTTACCGCTTCCGCTACCGCCGCCGCTCCCGCTCTAGCTCCCGCTCCAGCGAGCCATCGCCGTCGCGGGACGCGTCTCCCGGCGGCGCCGGGGGTCCAGGCTTCGCATCCACTGACATCTCCATGTACACGCTCAGCCGCGACCCGTCCAAGGGCAGCGTGGCGGCGGGGCTGGCGGGGGCCGGCGGTGGGGCGTTCGGCGGTGCGGCTGGGGGCGCAGGCGGCGGGTCGGGCGCCGAGCGGGACCGCGGGGGGGCACCTGGCTTCCTCACGCTGCACAACGCCTTCCCCAAGGATGCGGGCGGAGGCGTCACGGTCACGGTAACCGGGCCCCCAGCCGCGCCCGCACCTGCCCCACCAGCGCCCGCCGCGCCCACCCCTGGGACCCTGGCCAAGGAGACCGCCGCCTCCAACACCAACACCCTCAACAGGAAAACCACGCCGGTGTAG